Genomic DNA from Chelonia mydas isolate rCheMyd1 chromosome 6, rCheMyd1.pri.v2, whole genome shotgun sequence:
tggAAATCACGCGAGGAGAAAGTCACCATGGAAAGACTTAGGGGAAAGAGACGGGGAGATgtgaaagggaggggagagaagggagaataaaaataaaaataaaggagcTGTTGCTGGTTAATATTCTTATTCATCAGGGTGCATGGGGGTCAGCGTGGGATAGCAGACCGATTCCCAGGTGTGTTTGCTGTAATTAGAATCATGGGGTTGGAAGAAGGATGACAACGTCATTTTGTAGGACAAGAAGGGATTTGGAGACCCGGAGATCTTCCactggggtaactccattgacatcccATTTTCTCCCTCaatctcctttcctccccacGCCCATGATAGTCTCACACCCACGCCACTCGTCCCCCAGCGCACAGTGAAAGCAGCGGAATGAAATGAACCCCTAGCTCTGCCCTGGGTAACTGTGCAGATATGGGAACATTTAATAACAAAAGGAGCAAAGAGTGCAACAGATTAAATCCCAGTGTATGAGTTACACTGGGGTAGCTTTGGCCGACTCAGTGTGTTTTAATTGTGTGTTGTGCGCCTTGGTGAACCCAATTGCTTCAGGGATCAGGTCCCCGAGGTCACCAAGAACAGTGTAAAACCTCCTGAATTCTCCCGCGTAGTAGCTTCTCTTGAGGGGGGAAGCAAAGATATATCTCTCTGTCTTCTGCAGGTCCATGCAGTTGGACTGAATCATGCTTACATACAAATTCAGACACTGTGGTCATCACCCGGGATTGAACCAAGATCTTTGGAAGCCAAAGCATCACGTTCCATGCCTTGTGCTAAAGGAAAAAACCCTCATCTTTTGGAGAAAGCAGCAGTTTAcaggtgccgggggagggggtggtgtggTGTGTGCATTATGTTATGACTCTGGGATTTCATACCAAGTAATGCAAAGcccattttcattttctgaacaGGCTTAATGATCACACTAAGTAACCCAGAACTGAAATGGCAGAGCCCACCTTGTATGAATTGGGAAGAGCGCCGCTTGGCACAAACTCTCACCCCTTGTTTACAGCCCGACTATTTCAGTTCAACAGTCAGAAGTCACTGTTTGCTGCTGTGTGTAGGAAACAGCAATGCCCATGTGTGGGGCATAGTTAACCCACTGGTTCTTACATTTCTGCTGTGTGTCCATTTTTTCAGATAACTGGAATGATCAGCTCTGAACCTCTGGCTCTGTGGACTAAGGCCTTTTCTTGATTCAGCAGGGGAGTCCCCTAAGAAACTAACCTCCATaatttcttcccttcctctccttctaGGGAGGGGATAGAATTCCTGAGCCACCTGCCTGCCCACGTCACTGCAGCTCCCTGGTCTTGGTTCGGAGGAGATGGAAAAGGGAAATCACTCAACAGTGACCGAGTTTGTTCTCTCAGGACTGACAGATCGTCCGGAGCTTCAGGTCCCTCTCTTTGTGTTGTTCCTAGTGATCTACATTGTCACCCTGGTAGGGAATCTGGGGATGATCGTGTTAATCAAGATTGACTCCCGTctccacacccccatgtactttttCCTCGGTCATTTGTCTTTCTCTGATCTGTGCTATTCCTCCATAATTTCCCCTAGGATGCTGCTGAACTTCTTAGCCGAGAGTAAAAGGATTTCGTACCATGCCTGCGTGGTGCAAATGTATCTCTTTGGTACTTTCGGTCATGTAGattgcctcctgctggctgtgatGGCATACGACCGTTATGTGGCCATCTGTAACCCGCTGCTCTATACAGTCACCATGTCCCGATGGCTCTGTCATCAGCTGGTGGCTGGGGTGTATGCCGTGGGCCTGCTGGACTCAATGGTACACACCGTTTTTACATTTAGTTTATCATTCTGCAGCTCCAATGCCATCAATCATTTCCTCTGTGATGTCCCACCGGTATTGTCGCTCTCCTGTTCCGACACACGCATCAATGAGATTGTGATGTTTGCCTCGACTGGCTGCTTGGTCGTGAGCAGCATTGTGATCATTCTCCTCTCCTACGCATATATCATCACCACCATCCTGCGGATCCGCTCCGCCGAGGGCAGGcgcaaagccttctccacctgcacctCCCACCTGACGGCCGTGGCCATGTTCCATGGCTCCCTCCTCTTCATGTATTTCCGACCCTCCACCAGTTACTCCCTGGACACTGACAAAATAGCCTCTGTGTTCTACACGGCGGTGATCCCCATGCTGAACCCCTTGgtctacagcctgaggaacaaggaggtgAAAGATGCCCACTGGAAAGTGATGCACaaattgctcactttctcttGAGCCTGTTTACTCCATACTGCGTTACTGATTGGGAGGTGGAAGCAGGAGAACTCAGTTCCCGCTCCACTGCAATCTCATTCCTCTTCATGCAGGTTATCACTGAGCTTATCTGAGGGCTTATGTCCACTGCTAGGTGGGTCGGCGCTGCAGCGATCGATACACGCCAAATGCACTCCCATAGACTCCTGGTACTCCATCagaacgagaagagtaaggggagttgatGTTAGCGTTTCTCCCTTTGAACCTGCCTGGTGTGgaccccgtggtaagtagatctaaactACTTCAACTTGAGTTATAATACtaacataactcaaattgcgtagctaaGCTTGACTCTTCCCCCgagcgtagacctgccctgagactGTTTCTCACTTAAAGGCACCTCCTCAGCGGTACCAACCCACATGGCTGGGGATCCGCTGTTGATGGAGCTCTTGTCCCCCTCAGTGATGAAGCACAAAATGTCTTTTCCCCTTCTTATAGTCCCGtatacctttgaaatgtattcttgtaCCTCCAGAGTTCCTCTGCCCTGCTGGTGTCTGGATGCCTTGCTGTCTAGCCggttttctcacccttttgtTAATGGGCTTTTCCAGTTGACTTCAAATGCAAATATAATTCCCATTGTCTCTGGCCTACCCTGTTCCATTTACATTGGAGACCTAGGCAGACCGATATGTCAAGATGGCTGGGAATGGCTCAAAAGTGTAAATACCAACCCAAGGGCAGCCTCTTAacaaccagggcacaaaccccaaattggttgtgagttctaggCTTAGATTTCACTTACCAATTTGCAAGTGTAAACTCCATGGCCATtacaacagccttaacatggaatcacagacagtctCCTCGGGTACTttatctatcttgccacccatgTAAGGTTACCTTTGTGATCGATGGTTTCTTACACCAAAGAGCTCAGCAATCTTAATATTTCTCTTAGTCCTAAAAGACCAGTGGCTTAGCCCATGTCAATTGCACCTTCGATCTCACACTGAAGACACTTGTAGTTAATCCTATGAGAAAGTATCTAAAGATTTATGaactaggaaaaaagaaatgagagttctTTACAAGATTACATCTGGTAAACACACACCCAGATGAGTTAATCAGGTTTCAAAAGGTACTAGAAGcgtctataataagcaagctacATGTATCTTTCAGGGCTAAACCAggccaagcactggggatcttATGCTTCgtaatctttgcccctcagagtccaagtagaagaaaagacagttcttcctttttaggggttttttattgatttatttttaatgattattCTGCTTCAAGTTGTAAGTGGAGCTGTTGGGAGCAAATCACTTGCACATCTCCTCTTCCAGGGGCGGGAGGGAGCCGTCAATGAAGTCTGTTGTGCTCTGATGTTCCACGGTGGTTTGCGGGTGTTGATGGGTCTCTTTTGTTGGACAGAAGATAACATCTCCTGTTAGAAACTAGGAGTCCGGTGGTaccctaaagactaacagatttattaaggCATAAGCTTACCCTAataaatctgcaaaaagaaaaggaggacttgtggaaacTTTGAGACTAataatttattagtctctaatgtgcgacaagtcctccttttctttttgtgaatacagactaacacggctacccctctgatgcatGTTAGAAACTGGTATCTCACACTTGTTCATGATtttctcctgtctggtgatttccTGTTACAAGCACTTAAATATAACCTAATAACATACATGGGATAGAGGCACTATAAGTGAGATGAATGCTGGCagaaacttacaagcatttcataaccTCTAAACTCTAAACACAGTCCTATAATTCTCATGCCTATTTTAACGATACAAAGACACAGGGgagccagactggttccagctTTGTAGTTGTCTTCGTTcagctttggcatgagctggcatgtGGTCTGTCAGGGTCACAAGGCAAACCGACATTTCTTTGTCTTGGAGAAACTTGTTTACCAGCCCTGCCTGGTTTTGTCATTTGAGCATATTGTTAGTACATATCCATAGCTTTCTAATTGTTACATCACACAATGCGTATGAAGACCGGTATGATATCAGTTTCCATTTGATTCCTTACCCGATGTTCTTTATAGAGAAATACCACCACATCAACGCGTTAGGTGTAGTGAATTTGTCAGGGCTGAGAGGAGTTGCTTAACATGACATTGGACTCTTTGCCAGTGGGCACTGAGGGGTTGTTAGGGTTACATgtataaatatacaaatatatgtGATGTGCTTTGCAAGTACGCAATTGTCTGTGTTGGGAGAGAAATAGGGCACCTaatccatctccctctcctttgacGTGGAGTTGGTTTCATTAGACAGTGACAAGTGTGGAGTGCAGGATTTCTGTGGCTGAACCAAAGGGAAGTTCACACACCGTGCTGGTTCTCTGCTGTCCTTCATGTGTTCTGTGCGGTCCAAATCAGTTGCAGAGATTGTCACCTGGCTTGTTGTCCATGCACCAAGCATGGAAAGAGGCTTTCAGTCAGAATGGCCTTTCTTTTAGGTGAAGAGAACAACAACACGCGTAAGAACAAATGTAAAGTTTCATTATAAAGTGCACTGTTTGTGGAcactgccagcaatgcccctctgccatggacattggccaaaccggacagtctctaggcaaaagaataaatggacacaaatcagacatcaagaattgtaacattcaaaaaccagtagaagagcacttcaatctccctggacactcaataagagacttaaaagtggccattcttcaagaaaaaatcatcaaaaataGACTTcagcaagaaactgcagaactggaattattttctaaacttgacaccatcaaattaggcctgaataaagactgggagtggctgggtcactacaaaacataattttccctctgttgatactcacagcttcttgtcaactgctggggctgggccacatccaccttgattgaattggcctcgttagcaccacaaaaagtaattttccctctgtcgatattcaccccttcttgtcaacttgtaaataactgttgggaatgggccacatccaccctaattgaattggcctcgttggCACTGACCACCGcactcggtaaggcaactcccatcttttcatgtgctgtgtatttatacctgcctactgtattttccactccatgcatctgatgaagtgggttatagcccacgaaagcttatgcccaaataaatttgttagtctcgaaggtgccacaaggactcctccttgtttttactgatacaga
This window encodes:
- the LOC119566323 gene encoding olfactory receptor 1009-like isoform X2 — its product is MEKGNHSTVTEFVLSGLTDRPELQVPLFVLFLVIYIVTLVGNLGMIVLIKIDSRLHTPMYFFLGHLSFSDLCYSSIISPRMLLNFLAESKRISYHACVVQMYLFGTFGHVDCLLLAVMAYDRYVAICNPLLYTVTMSRWLCHQLVAGVYAVGLLDSMVHTVFTFSLSFCSSNAINHFLCDVPPVLSLSCSDTRINEIVMFASTGCLVVSSIVIILLSYAYIITTILRIRSAEGRRKAFSTCTSHLTAVAMFHGSLLFMYFRPSTSYSLDTDKIASVFYTAVIPMLNPLVYSLRNKEVKDAHWKVMHKLLTFS
- the LOC119566323 gene encoding olfactory receptor 1009-like isoform X1 yields the protein MTGGGNHSTVTEFVLSGLTDRPELQVPLFVLFLVIYIVTLVGNLGMIVLIKIDSRLHTPMYFFLGHLSFSDLCYSSIISPRMLLNFLAESKRISYHACVVQMYLFGTFGHVDCLLLAVMAYDRYVAICNPLLYTVTMSRWLCHQLVAGVYAVGLLDSMVHTVFTFSLSFCSSNAINHFLCDVPPVLSLSCSDTRINEIVMFASTGCLVVSSIVIILLSYAYIITTILRIRSAEGRRKAFSTCTSHLTAVAMFHGSLLFMYFRPSTSYSLDTDKIASVFYTAVIPMLNPLVYSLRNKEVKDAHWKVMHKLLTFS